The proteins below are encoded in one region of Pygocentrus nattereri isolate fPygNat1 chromosome 13, fPygNat1.pri, whole genome shotgun sequence:
- the minpp1b gene encoding multiple inositol polyphosphate phosphatase 1b isoform X2, translating into MITSGSQTPLQLIPNILDEVHSLQRIQCHCATAQGVGFKHYVNDSLMRFFEQCQRYVEDVENNKTALKEVEVFKSSVEMEEVRRRMASRLQIPLSQITTDLVEAAFFLCSYEFAIKSENSPWCNLLDEVDAEVLEYKNDLKQYWKRAYGHDINRKSSCSLFHDLFRRLDQASYDYRFGEVTKAVSIQVGHAETLLPLLSLMGFFRDETPLTAENFSQQHNRKFRTSWMVPYAANLLFVLYECSDGLRLQFFINEKPMTFPKINHSAPLYETVRNHLSDLLDGCDFKKECELPRVRPTKTEL; encoded by the exons ATGATTacttctggatcacaaacgcccctccaactcatcccaaatatATTGGATGAAGTTCACTCACTTCAGAGAATACAGTGCCACTGTGCCACAGCCCAAG GTGTGGGTTTCAAACACTATGTGAATGATTCACTGATGAGATTCTTCGAGCAGTGCCAAAGATATGTTGAAGATGTTGAGAACAATAAGACTGCTTTAAAGGAGGTCGAAGTTTTTAAATCCTCTGTGGAGATGGAAGAAGTCCGGAGGAGAATGGCCAGTCGCTTGCAGATTCCACTCAGCCAAATAACgacag ATTTGGTCGAGGCAGCTTTCTTTCTGTGCTCTTATGAGTTTGCAATCAAATCTGAGAATTCTCCATGGTGCAATCTGCTGGATGAAGTGGATGCTGAA GTTCTAGAATATAAAAATGATCTGAAACAGTACTGGAAAAGGGCATATGGCCATGACATCAATCGCAAATCAAGTTGTTCCCTTTTCCATGACCTCTTCAGGCGACTCGACCAAGCTTCATATGACTACAG GTTTGGAGAAGTGACCAAGGCAGTCAGCATCCAGGTTGGCCATGCTGAGACTCTGTTGCCTCTACTCTCTCTGATGGGTTTCTTCAGGGATGAAACACCACTGACTGCAGAGAACTTCTCGCAGCAGCACAACCGCAAGTTCCGCACCAGTTGGATGGTGCCTTATGCAGCAAACCTGCTGTTTGTCCTGTACGAGTGCAGCGATGGATTGCGACTCCAATTCTTTATCAACGAGAAGCCGATGACTTTTCCCAAAATAAATCATTCAGCTCCACTGTATGaaacagtcagaaaccaccTCTCTGACCTCCTGGATGGCTGTGATTTTAAGAAGGAATGTGAGCTTCCCAGAGTTAGACCAACAAAGACTGAACTATGA
- the minpp1b gene encoding multiple inositol polyphosphate phosphatase 1b isoform X1 — protein MKSITFLSRNRYFVVAALSMVMVRASYCKLMKPVIPGIANYFGTKCRYEEVNPHLMDNILFVNKSLMGPPSPDCRAVHLIAVIRHGTRYPTVKNIKRMARLCDLVKAEATGPDWWLHDIKNNWRMWYTEDMDGKLVEKGKNDLRHLAVRLAETFPSLISEENLRGNRMEFITSSKHRCVDSIKAFQEGLLQHWDVRGVGFKHYVNDSLMRFFEQCQRYVEDVENNKTALKEVEVFKSSVEMEEVRRRMASRLQIPLSQITTDLVEAAFFLCSYEFAIKSENSPWCNLLDEVDAEVLEYKNDLKQYWKRAYGHDINRKSSCSLFHDLFRRLDQASYDYRFGEVTKAVSIQVGHAETLLPLLSLMGFFRDETPLTAENFSQQHNRKFRTSWMVPYAANLLFVLYECSDGLRLQFFINEKPMTFPKINHSAPLYETVRNHLSDLLDGCDFKKECELPRVRPTKTEL, from the exons ATGAAGTCAATAACGTTTCTCTCTAGAAACAGATATTTTGTTGTTGCAGCTTTAAGTATGGTGATGGTTCGCGCCTCGTATTGTAAGCTAATGAAACCAGTTATACCAGGCATTGCTAATTACTTTGGGACGAAATGTAGATATGAGGAGGTGAACCCACATTTAATggacaatattttatttgtgaaTAAGTCTCTTATGGGACCCCCATCCCCTGACTGCCGTGCAGTCCACCTGATAGCAGTAATCAGACACGGGACGCGCTATCCGAcagtcaaaaacattaaaaggaTGGCTCGGCTGTGTGATCTGGTCAAGGCTGAGGCCACAGGTCCTGACTGGTGGCTGcatgacattaaaaataattggAGAATGTGGTACACGGAGGACATGGATGGTAAACTGGTGGAGAAAGGCAAAAACGACCTCAGACATCTGGCTGTCAGGTTGGCCGAGACGTTTCCAAGCCTGatttctgaagaaaaccttCGTGGCAACCGCATGGAGTTCATAACCAGCTCTAAGCACAGATGTGTGGACAGTATCAAGGCTTTCCAAGAGGGACTCCTCCAACACTGGGACGTGCGAG GTGTGGGTTTCAAACACTATGTGAATGATTCACTGATGAGATTCTTCGAGCAGTGCCAAAGATATGTTGAAGATGTTGAGAACAATAAGACTGCTTTAAAGGAGGTCGAAGTTTTTAAATCCTCTGTGGAGATGGAAGAAGTCCGGAGGAGAATGGCCAGTCGCTTGCAGATTCCACTCAGCCAAATAACgacag ATTTGGTCGAGGCAGCTTTCTTTCTGTGCTCTTATGAGTTTGCAATCAAATCTGAGAATTCTCCATGGTGCAATCTGCTGGATGAAGTGGATGCTGAA GTTCTAGAATATAAAAATGATCTGAAACAGTACTGGAAAAGGGCATATGGCCATGACATCAATCGCAAATCAAGTTGTTCCCTTTTCCATGACCTCTTCAGGCGACTCGACCAAGCTTCATATGACTACAG GTTTGGAGAAGTGACCAAGGCAGTCAGCATCCAGGTTGGCCATGCTGAGACTCTGTTGCCTCTACTCTCTCTGATGGGTTTCTTCAGGGATGAAACACCACTGACTGCAGAGAACTTCTCGCAGCAGCACAACCGCAAGTTCCGCACCAGTTGGATGGTGCCTTATGCAGCAAACCTGCTGTTTGTCCTGTACGAGTGCAGCGATGGATTGCGACTCCAATTCTTTATCAACGAGAAGCCGATGACTTTTCCCAAAATAAATCATTCAGCTCCACTGTATGaaacagtcagaaaccaccTCTCTGACCTCCTGGATGGCTGTGATTTTAAGAAGGAATGTGAGCTTCCCAGAGTTAGACCAACAAAGACTGAACTATGA